The following are encoded together in the Daucus carota subsp. sativus chromosome 5, DH1 v3.0, whole genome shotgun sequence genome:
- the LOC135153039 gene encoding uncharacterized protein LOC135153039, producing MQEMSFFNKYDKVQQLHSERTEWTLRVRAQAIWKIVNRVTQEFRGLNVIFVDDSNWRIHAFVSSKICVFFDDILKEGLIYTLSNFHVRDYGNEDNNRAVRFGKHIYFANHTQLIPEAENITNIAPYAFDLFALNEARSLLADIRFLFDTVGILEDKNIQPVQSKEDEKKIHIRFKISDGRSSMNVTFFGDLAVEFANSVKAIKDDTITVIIASAKVNEYEGIICLNNYPATRFYLNAKHPSVKKLKLRMSDPAYCANNLEPLPEQTPPLFSVEDIKKLPKEFIEKKVRCQITVKKVDEKSNWYDNVCTTCQAEVTTVEGRYRCIICSRNVPFLDKRFRIATLCNDTTGLIAIIFPDDEIQRIIGKNAFEVEDELGDENKFPSCSKFLRRRTT from the exons ATGCAAGAGATGTCATTCTTCAACAAATATGATAAGGTGCAGCAGCTTCATAGCGAAAGAACTGAGTGGACCTTGCGTGTTCGAGCTCAGGCTATCTGGAAAATTGTAAACAGAGTAACCCAAGAATTCCGAGGCTTAAATGTTATCTTCGTGGATGATTCA AACTGGAGGATTCATGCTTTTGTCAGTTCAAAAATCTGTGTTTTCTTTGATGATATTCTAAAAGAAGGGCTCATCTACACTCTGTCAAACTTCCATGTAAGAGACTACGGGAATGAGGATAATAATAGAGCTGTGAGATTTGGAAAACAcatttattttgcaaatcacaCACAGTTGATTCCAGAGGCTGAAAATATAACCAATATTGCACCCTACGCTTTTGATTTGTTTGCACTAAACGAGGCCAGAAGTTTGCTTGCTGATATTCGGTTCTTATTTG atACTGTTGGTATACTAGAAGACAAGAACATCCAACCTGTTCAGTCCAAAGAGGATGAGAAGAAAATTCATATTCGATTTAAGATTTCTGATGGCAG GTCATCCATGAATGTCACCTTCTTTGGTGATCTGGCTGTTGAATTTGCAAACTCTGTCAAAGCAATAAAAGATGATACCATTACAGTAATAATTGCAAGTGCAAAAGTGAATGAGTACGAag GAATAATATGCTTGAACAATTATCCTGCGACGAGGTTCTATCTTAACGCAAAACATCCCAGTGTCAAAAAACTAAAACTGAG GATGTCTGATCCTGCCTACTGTGCCAATAATCTTGAGCCTTTGCCGGAGCAAACTCCACCACTATTCTCAGTTGAAGATATCAAAAAACTACCAAAAGAATTTATCGAG AAAAAAGTGAGGTGCCAAATTACTGTGAAGAAGGTTGATGAAAAGAGCAACTGGTATGACAATGTTTGTACTACATGTCAAGCTGAGGTAACCACCGTCGAGGGAAGGTATCGATGCATCATTTGTTCAAGGAATGTACCTTTTCTAGATAAAAG gtTCAGGATTGCTACACTCTGCAATGATACCACTGGCCTCATTGCCATAATCTTCCCTGATGACGAAATTCAACGAATCATAGGAAAGAATGCTTTTGAAGTGGAGGATGAA CTGGGGGATGAGAATAAATTTCCCTCTTGCTCAAAATTTTTGAGAAGAAGGACTACGTGA
- the LOC108221516 gene encoding uncharacterized protein LOC108221516, whose product MATKKYDSFSALTKTNTYFIVPTRVLNLWRGYRRTGEPFKGFNLLLLDHKRARIHAFVPYNLAEEFEPMIRIGNLYLLENFTIQHYKVDEKFRCLRMDFQIVFNEETEMNPREENLVNVENCWFDFFDIAELPTLSKQNTYLTDVVGIMEEHDHIRRIKNCNGVIQSQLIFEITDDRSSVRVTLWDDFARHFAESLKEAQEFPVILILGCARVTTWSEQVILTHVGATNFYINCNHRSVNELRKLLAQKKISTKSVCNENRRAMKYYKLDNIPTLGVDHAERQIFCKVKLTAFQQVKSWFQPTCTSCYAKTVKVEGQDTCTVCQRVVLYADNMFELYAIASDETGSMMIILEEREVKKLIAKTVSDITDEGNNDDSFPTILNTIICKEYTLKVRVQMDNILKKSEFYLVTDIMPGILTEGHQQPQLSIPHPIESIDAQPSSSACTNGIISTINLNS is encoded by the exons ATGGCAACTAAAAAGTATGATAGCTTCAGTGCTTTAACCAAAACAAATACCTACTTCATTGTCCCAACAAGAGTTTTGAACCTGTGGAGAGGTTATCGAAGAACCGGAGAACCTTTCAAAGGCTTCAATCTTTTGCTGCTTGATCACAAA CGAGCGAGGATCCATGCTTTTGTTCCTTACAACCTAGCAGAGGAGTTTGAGCCTATGATTAGAATTGGAAACCTCTATTTGTTGGAGAATTTCACTATTCAACATTACAAAGTTGATGAGAAGTTCCGTTGTCTCCGAATGGATtttcaaattgttttcaacgAGGAAACGGAGATGAACCCGCGGGAAGAAAATTTGGTCAACGTAGAGAACTGCTGGTTCGATTTCTTTGACATTGCTGAACTGCCAACTCTGTCCAAGCAGAATACATACTTAACTG ATGTGGTAGGAATCATGGAGGAGCATGATCATATTCGGAGAATCAAGAATTGCAACGGGGTCATACAGTCACAGCTGATTTTTGAAATAACGGATGACAG ATCAAGTGTCAGAGTTACTTTATGGGATGACTTTGCGAGGCACTTTGCTGAAAGCTTGAAAGAAGCTCAAGAATTTCCAGTCATCCTTATTCTTGGTTGTGCTAGGGTCACCACATGGTCAG AGCAAGTAATTTTGACTCATGTTGGGGCTACAAATTTCTATATCAACTGCAATCACCGTAGCGTGAATGAGCTGAGGAAACT TCTAGCACAGAAGAAGATCTCAACAAAGAGTGTTTGCAATGAAAACAGACGAGCAATGAAATATTATAAGCTGGATAACATACCAACACTAGGAGTTGACCACGCTgag AGGCAAATCTTCTGCAAAGTCAAACTGACTGCTTTCCAGCAAGTTAAGTCATGGTTCCAACCTACATGCACCTCATGCTATGCTAAAACTGTCAAAGTAGAAGGCCAGGACACATGCACAGTTTGTCAAAGGGTTGTTCTTTATGCAGATAACAT GTTTGAGTTGTATGCAATTGCATCTGATGAAACTGGATCTATGATGATTATACTTGAAGAGCGTGAAGTTAAGAAATTGATTGCCAAAACAGTCTCTGACATTACGGATGAG GGAAACAACGATGACAGTTTTCCCACAATTCTAAATACTATCATTTGCAAGGAGTACACACTAAAAGTCAGAGTCCAGATGGATAACATTCTTAAAAAATCAGAATTCTATTTGGTTACTGATATTATGCCAGGAATTCTTACTGAAGGACACCAACAACCTCAGCTCTCCATCCCCCATCCCATTGAAAGCATTGATGCACAG CCATCATCCTCAGCCTGCACTAATGGTATCATATCAACTATCAATCTCAATTCCTAA
- the LOC108221517 gene encoding uncharacterized protein LOC108221517 yields the protein METSGIIVEKFIKFLTDADLMSEEMMLPEKILSKYGNKLANSFMLKFRNGYEIHVFNYQEGGLIYDMSSLYEDFEMEPGQLLVFEYDGQSGFNVYVIGKNLVEIEYPLLVHETQKGRPRNVNVKSGGLKFIKFLKEEETMFDEFEHPRSFKKAFHLLPGYQNFIFSNGNYEEPGVTTISFFDYDFVEYIFPGTPLSSGLNSHALPVFGRIEIIVQPHHLYKYVYGVDISTDYIAITGLWKKKDYISIYSEEKGWKLQVGNRGGKSNRTTIHDGWIQFRDDLGLHLGDVVVLKCARNSIQHFALQVLRNHVDKMKKYCSAIMCLRYVEVVIFEIVSNGSEFCENVAYYCRTFVKLSNIELA from the exons ATGGAGACATCGGGGATCATTGTTGAGAAGTTCATCAAATTCCTAACAGATGCGGACTTAATGTCGGAAGAAATG aTGTTGCCGGAAAAGATTCTCAGCAAATATGGTAATAAGCTGGCGAATTCTTTTATGTTGAAATTTCGAAATGGTTAtgaaattcatgttttcaattaCCAAGAGGGAGGCTTGATTTATGACATGTCTAGCTTGTATGAGGATTTTGAAATGGAACCTGGGCAACTTCTTGTGTTTGAATATGATGGGCAATCTGGTTTTAATGTTTATGTTATTGGGAAGAACCTTGTGGAGATTGAGTATCCCCTTTTGGTTCATGAAACGCAAAAGGGTCGTCCTCGAAATG tGAATGTTAAATCTGGTGGTTTGAAGTTTATCAAATTCTTGAAAGAGGAGGAGACAATGTTTGATGAATTT GAGCACCCTCGCTCATTTAAGAAAGCTTTCCACCTTTTGCCCGGGTATCAGAACTTTATTTTTAGCAATGGGAA TTATGAGGAGCCTGGTGTAACAACTATTTCCTTTTTCGACTACGACTTTGTGGAGTACATATTTCCTGGAACTCCTCTGTCTAGTG GGTTAAACTCGCATGCACTTCCTGTCTTTGGACGTATTGAGATCATTGTCCAGCCTCACCACTTGTACAAATATGTGTATGGAGTG GATATTTCAACTGATTACATTGCTATCACTGGTTTGTGGAAGAAAAAAGACTATATCAGCATCTACTCAGAGGAGAAAGGTTGGAAGTTGCAGGTGGGGAATCGTGGTGGGAAGAGCAACCGTACCACAATCCACGATGGGTGGATCCAATTCAGAGATGACCTGGGCTTGCATTTGGGAGACGTGGTTGTGCTGAAATGTGCAAGGAACTCTATTCAGCATTTTGCTCTTCAAGTGCTCAGGAATCATG TTGACAAAATGAAAAAGTACTGTTCTGCAATTATGTGTCTGCGTTATGTTGAAGTAGTTATCTTTGAAATTGTTAGTAATGGTTCAGAATTCTGTGAGAATGTTGCTTACTACTGCCGCACTTTTGTGAAACTTTCTAACATTGAGCTGGCCTGA